From Kineosporia succinea, the proteins below share one genomic window:
- a CDS encoding glycerophosphoryl diester phosphodiesterase membrane domain-containing protein, with product MPGQPGWQRGSGRGAGIIPLRPLSIGEIYDGAIRAIRANPRTMVGWSAVVGAIITVAATIPQLLALNALWGSALSGDALTTEEDAEALSEVFGVFGVTALSTTIQSLLATTIITGLLIVAVGGAVRGEALAPGELWRRAKGRLWAVLGLAVLLLVTATVLIAVCMAPGGVLLWQAVQGDADAEGIFVAFLVLALGGLVGAIVYAALYLGYWALAVPALLLENLGMTAALRRSARLVRGSFWRVFGISLLTAVIAAVIGEIFTVPFSLVGNGVVLALGTTGPASLIVPQLLVTLGTIMAGAVLYPFSAGAVTLLYLDLRMRREGMDVEMLRSEQPR from the coding sequence ATGCCTGGTCAGCCCGGCTGGCAGCGTGGCTCGGGCCGGGGCGCCGGGATCATCCCGCTGCGCCCGCTGAGCATCGGCGAGATCTACGACGGCGCGATCCGGGCCATCCGCGCCAACCCGCGCACCATGGTCGGCTGGTCGGCGGTGGTCGGGGCGATCATCACGGTGGCCGCGACGATCCCCCAGCTGCTGGCCCTCAACGCGCTCTGGGGCTCGGCCCTCTCCGGTGACGCGCTGACCACGGAGGAAGACGCGGAGGCACTGTCCGAGGTCTTCGGGGTGTTCGGGGTGACGGCCCTGTCCACCACGATCCAGTCGCTGCTGGCCACCACCATCATCACCGGCCTGCTCATCGTCGCGGTCGGTGGTGCGGTGCGGGGCGAGGCCCTGGCTCCCGGTGAGCTCTGGCGGCGGGCGAAGGGCCGGCTCTGGGCCGTGCTCGGGCTGGCCGTGCTGCTCCTGGTCACCGCGACGGTGCTGATCGCCGTCTGCATGGCGCCCGGCGGGGTGCTGCTGTGGCAGGCCGTGCAGGGTGACGCGGACGCCGAGGGCATCTTCGTGGCGTTCCTGGTGCTGGCGCTGGGCGGGCTGGTCGGTGCGATCGTCTACGCAGCGCTCTACCTCGGCTACTGGGCCCTGGCGGTGCCGGCCCTGCTGCTCGAGAACCTCGGCATGACGGCCGCTCTGCGCCGCTCGGCCCGGCTCGTGCGCGGATCGTTCTGGCGGGTGTTCGGCATCAGCCTGCTCACCGCGGTGATCGCCGCCGTGATCGGTGAGATCTTCACGGTGCCGTTCAGCCTGGTCGGCAACGGCGTGGTGCTGGCGCTGGGCACGACCGGGCCGGCCTCCCTGATCGTGCCGCAGCTGCTGGTCACGCTGGGCACGATCATGGCCGGGGCGGTGCTGTACCCGTTCTCGGCCGGCGCCGTCACGCTGCTCTACCTGGACCTGCGGATGCGGCGCGAGGGGATGGACGTCGAGATGCTGCGCTCGGAGCAGCCCCGGTGA
- a CDS encoding DUF4129 domain-containing protein, with product MTLPALLAGVPVLADVPVLADVPVEPDRQQAKQWLYEELSRREYQDARPGLIERVIAWVMEHLQQARPGFHSPVQITVTVLAILLVTAIVVAIWYSGGIRRAHRRRATAVLPAHITSATDHRAAADRHAAAGQWGDAVLERFRAVARELSERALVLVSPGATAAEVARDGGAALPSLAGDLRTAARHFDDILYGHQELSEADGREADGFLRRLDEQVRTTRGTASVPLDNDAQAVGGR from the coding sequence GTGACCCTGCCCGCTCTGCTGGCCGGCGTCCCGGTTCTCGCCGACGTGCCGGTTCTCGCCGACGTGCCGGTGGAGCCGGACCGGCAGCAGGCCAAGCAGTGGCTGTACGAGGAGCTGAGCCGCCGGGAGTACCAGGACGCCCGCCCCGGGCTGATCGAGCGCGTGATCGCCTGGGTGATGGAGCATCTGCAGCAGGCGCGCCCCGGATTCCACTCACCGGTCCAGATCACCGTCACGGTGCTCGCGATCCTCCTGGTCACCGCGATCGTGGTGGCGATCTGGTACTCCGGCGGCATCCGCCGGGCGCACCGGCGCCGGGCGACCGCGGTGCTGCCCGCGCACATCACCAGCGCCACCGACCACCGCGCGGCGGCCGACCGGCACGCCGCGGCCGGGCAGTGGGGCGACGCGGTGCTCGAGCGGTTCCGGGCGGTGGCCCGCGAGTTGTCCGAGCGCGCCCTGGTACTCGTCTCCCCCGGCGCGACGGCGGCCGAGGTCGCCCGCGACGGCGGCGCCGCCCTGCCCTCGCTGGCCGGCGACCTGCGCACCGCCGCGCGGCATTTCGACGACATCCTCTACGGGCACCAGGAACTGTCCGAGGCGGACGGGCGGGAGGCCGACGGCTTCCTGCGACGGCTCGACGAGCAGGTCCGCACCACCCGGGGCACGGCCTCGGTACCGCTCGACAACGACGCGCAGGCGGTGGGCGGGCGATGA
- a CDS encoding DUF4350 domain-containing protein, producing the protein MSTATVEPPSLRRDGRDQWRRWRWPLAVALIVIIGIGLIALTVPTTDDSRRLSPANAAPAGTRALAQVLERQGVEVREAHSTGEAVDRTTAGSTLLVTDTVLLADEQLDRLAHDDAARLVLVEPDDLALSVLAPQVRAAGYSNLTDSRPASCAVGAAVTAGDVRGGGYLYARSGGARDGGVSVCYPQADSDDHDDVDTGTERGNYVLTESNGKQIVVIGQSDLITNEHVAENGNASLALNTLGSQESLVWYLPDPLEQVGAGQRATLGELMPDWVRWAVIQLALVALVAMLWRARRFGALVGEPLPVVVRAAETQEGRARLYRQVSARGRAAATLRTAALRRLATRVAAPPGTSPPQLVVMLAATTGRDPHEIHRVLLGPPPETDGALVELADRLDELERAAGIRHRPS; encoded by the coding sequence ATGAGCACCGCGACCGTGGAGCCTCCCAGCCTGCGGAGGGACGGCCGTGACCAGTGGCGACGCTGGCGCTGGCCGCTCGCCGTGGCCCTGATCGTGATCATCGGGATCGGGCTGATCGCGTTGACCGTACCGACCACCGACGACAGCCGGCGGCTCAGCCCGGCCAACGCCGCCCCGGCCGGGACCCGCGCGCTGGCACAGGTTCTCGAGCGTCAGGGCGTCGAGGTGAGGGAGGCCCACAGCACCGGCGAGGCCGTCGACCGGACCACCGCCGGCAGCACGCTGCTGGTGACCGACACGGTGCTGCTGGCCGACGAGCAGCTCGATCGGCTGGCTCACGACGACGCCGCCCGGCTGGTGCTGGTCGAGCCCGACGACCTGGCCCTGAGCGTGCTGGCCCCGCAGGTGCGGGCGGCCGGCTACAGCAACCTGACCGACTCCCGCCCGGCGAGCTGCGCGGTCGGGGCCGCCGTCACCGCGGGCGACGTGCGCGGCGGGGGCTACCTCTACGCCCGGTCCGGCGGGGCCCGCGACGGCGGGGTCTCGGTCTGCTACCCGCAGGCCGACTCCGACGACCACGACGACGTGGACACCGGCACCGAGCGCGGCAACTACGTGCTGACCGAGTCGAACGGCAAGCAGATCGTGGTGATCGGGCAGTCCGACCTGATCACCAACGAGCACGTGGCCGAGAACGGCAACGCCTCGCTGGCCCTGAACACCCTCGGCTCGCAGGAGTCGCTGGTCTGGTACCTGCCCGACCCGCTCGAGCAGGTCGGCGCCGGGCAGCGGGCCACACTGGGCGAGCTGATGCCGGACTGGGTGCGCTGGGCCGTGATCCAGCTGGCCCTGGTCGCCCTGGTCGCGATGCTCTGGCGGGCACGGCGTTTCGGCGCTCTGGTCGGCGAGCCGCTGCCGGTGGTGGTGCGGGCCGCGGAGACCCAGGAGGGACGCGCCCGGCTGTACCGGCAGGTGTCGGCGCGGGGGCGGGCCGCGGCCACGCTGCGCACCGCCGCGCTGCGCCGGCTGGCAACCCGGGTGGCGGCGCCGCCCGGCACCAGCCCGCCGCAGCTCGTCGTCATGCTCGCGGCGACCACCGGGCGCGACCCGCACGAGATCCACCGGGTGCTGCTCGGCCCGCCCCCGGAGACCGACGGCGCCCTGGTCGAACTGGCCGACCGGCTGGACGAGCTGGAACGCGCGGCCGGGATCCGGCACCGCCCGTCGTGA
- a CDS encoding AAA family ATPase, with protein sequence MTDFPTTSSSTTGVGDAESARQALVRVRGEVSKAVVGQDEAVTGLVIALLCRGHVLLEGVPGVAKTLLVRSLSAALRLDTSRVQFTPDLMPGDVTGSLVYDNRTGEFSFRNGPVFTNLLLGDEINRTPPKTQAALLEAMEERQVTVDGKSRLLPEPFVVAATQNPVEYEGTYPLPEAQLDRFLLKVTMHLPSRDAELEVLARHAAGFDPRDLAAAGVEAVAGPEDLAAATRAVRTVEISREVMGYIVDVVQATRSSPSLALGVSPRGATGLLNTSRAWAWLQGRAYVTPDDVKALAPATLRHRMQLRPEAELEGVTTDGVLDSVLAAVPVPR encoded by the coding sequence GTGACCGATTTTCCGACGACGAGCTCATCGACCACCGGGGTGGGCGACGCCGAGTCCGCCCGGCAGGCGCTGGTGCGGGTGCGCGGTGAGGTGTCCAAGGCCGTGGTCGGCCAGGACGAGGCGGTCACCGGCCTGGTCATCGCGCTGCTGTGCCGCGGCCACGTGCTGCTCGAGGGTGTGCCCGGAGTGGCGAAGACCCTTCTGGTGCGCTCGCTCTCGGCCGCGCTGCGGCTCGACACCAGCCGGGTGCAGTTCACGCCCGACCTGATGCCGGGTGACGTCACCGGCTCACTGGTCTACGACAACCGCACCGGCGAGTTCTCGTTCCGCAACGGCCCGGTGTTCACCAACCTGCTGCTCGGCGACGAGATCAACCGCACGCCGCCGAAGACCCAGGCCGCGCTGCTCGAGGCGATGGAGGAGCGGCAGGTCACGGTCGACGGCAAGTCGCGCCTGCTGCCCGAGCCGTTCGTGGTCGCCGCCACCCAGAACCCGGTGGAGTACGAGGGCACCTACCCGCTGCCCGAGGCCCAGCTCGACCGGTTCCTGCTCAAGGTGACGATGCACCTGCCGAGCCGGGACGCCGAGCTCGAGGTGCTGGCCCGCCACGCGGCCGGTTTCGACCCGCGCGACCTGGCCGCCGCCGGGGTCGAGGCCGTGGCCGGTCCCGAGGACCTGGCCGCCGCCACCCGGGCCGTGCGCACGGTCGAGATCAGCCGGGAGGTGATGGGCTACATCGTCGACGTGGTGCAGGCGACCCGTTCGTCGCCGTCGCTGGCCCTCGGCGTCTCACCGCGTGGGGCCACCGGCCTGCTCAACACCTCGCGGGCCTGGGCCTGGCTGCAGGGGCGCGCCTACGTGACCCCCGACGACGTGAAGGCCCTGGCCCCGGCCACGCTGCGGCACCGCATGCAGCTGCGCCCGGAGGCCGAGCTGGAGGGTGTCACCACCGACGGCGTGCTGGACAGCGTGCTCGCCGCCGTCCCCGTCCCCCGCTGA
- a CDS encoding DUF58 domain-containing protein, translated as MTISGRAVVLAALGLVPAVIWPGWGSVLAWAGVFVAVVLADLLLAGSPRALKVHREPVPTIRLGTSTPSPFVVSNHGRRTVRGSLRDAWQPSAGAVGERHPVKLPAGQSRRLVTTLTPTRRGDRRAGDLTVRSFGPLGVAARQYSLTAPGALRVLPPFTSRKHLPSKLAQLRELDGKAALRVRGQGTEFDSLREYVGGDDVRSIDWRATARRGAVVVRTWRPERDRRVLIVLDTSRTSAARVGDQPRLDAAMDSALLLAALASRAGDRVDLLAMDRRVRARVEGAGRGDLLPRLVTAMAPVEADLVEADWAAIVSTVLSRMSQRALVVLLTPLEGAAIEEGLMPVIGRLCARHRVVVASVADPQVAAMAEGRGDAYAVYGAAAAGRAALDRAATTAELRRMGVDVVDASPEDLPPQLADRYLALKAAGLL; from the coding sequence GTGACCATCAGCGGACGCGCCGTCGTGCTGGCGGCGCTCGGCCTGGTACCGGCCGTGATCTGGCCGGGCTGGGGCTCCGTGCTGGCCTGGGCCGGGGTGTTCGTGGCGGTGGTGCTGGCCGACCTGCTGCTGGCCGGTTCACCGCGGGCGCTGAAGGTGCATCGCGAACCGGTTCCCACGATCCGGCTGGGTACGTCCACGCCGAGCCCGTTCGTGGTGAGCAACCACGGCCGCCGCACCGTGCGCGGTTCGCTGCGCGACGCCTGGCAGCCGTCGGCCGGGGCCGTCGGTGAACGGCACCCGGTGAAGCTCCCGGCCGGCCAGAGTCGCCGGCTCGTCACCACTCTCACGCCGACGCGGCGCGGCGACCGGCGGGCCGGTGACCTGACGGTGCGCAGCTTCGGGCCGCTCGGTGTCGCCGCCCGGCAGTACAGCCTGACCGCCCCCGGTGCGCTGCGGGTGCTGCCGCCCTTCACCTCGCGCAAGCACCTGCCCAGCAAGCTCGCCCAGCTGCGCGAACTCGACGGCAAGGCCGCGCTGCGGGTGCGCGGGCAGGGCACCGAGTTCGACTCGCTGCGGGAGTACGTGGGTGGGGACGACGTGCGCTCCATCGACTGGAGGGCCACCGCCCGTCGGGGCGCGGTGGTGGTGCGGACCTGGCGGCCCGAACGCGACCGCCGGGTGCTGATCGTGCTCGACACCTCGCGGACCTCGGCCGCCCGGGTCGGCGACCAGCCCCGCCTCGACGCCGCCATGGACTCGGCACTGCTGCTGGCGGCCCTGGCCTCACGCGCCGGTGACCGGGTGGACCTGCTCGCGATGGACCGGCGGGTGCGCGCCCGCGTCGAGGGAGCCGGGCGCGGTGATCTGCTGCCGCGGCTGGTGACGGCGATGGCCCCGGTCGAGGCGGATCTGGTGGAGGCGGACTGGGCGGCCATCGTCTCGACGGTGCTGAGCCGGATGTCGCAGCGGGCGCTGGTGGTGCTGCTGACACCGCTGGAGGGCGCCGCGATCGAAGAGGGCCTGATGCCCGTCATCGGGCGGCTCTGCGCGCGGCACCGGGTGGTGGTGGCATCGGTGGCGGATCCACAGGTGGCCGCGATGGCCGAGGGACGTGGTGACGCCTACGCGGTGTACGGCGCCGCGGCCGCCGGACGGGCTGCCCTGGACCGGGCCGCGACCACCGCCGAACTGCGCCGCATGGGTGTGGACGTGGTGGACGCGTCTCCGGAGGACCTCCCACCCCAGCTCGCTGACCGGTATCTGGCTCTGAAGGCGGCCGGGCTGCTGTAG
- a CDS encoding dienelactone hydrolase family protein has translation MAEIVLFHHAQGLTAGVHAFADRLRSVGHTVHTPDLYEGKTFERLDEGIAHVRQIGFDTVTERGVQAVEALPQTLVYAGFSLGVLPVAKLAVSRPGAAGALFLSGFVPPSEFGAWPGVPSQVHGMDADPEFADSGDLAAAEEFAVAEGNTEVYVYPGSAHLFADSSLNEYDPGAAELLTDRVLEFLAKI, from the coding sequence GTGGCCGAGATCGTGCTGTTCCATCATGCCCAGGGGCTGACCGCGGGGGTCCACGCCTTCGCCGATCGGCTGCGCTCCGTGGGGCACACCGTGCACACGCCAGACCTCTACGAGGGCAAGACGTTCGAACGGCTCGACGAAGGCATCGCGCACGTCCGGCAGATCGGGTTCGACACGGTGACCGAGCGCGGGGTGCAGGCCGTCGAGGCACTGCCCCAGACCCTGGTCTACGCCGGGTTCTCGCTGGGGGTGCTGCCCGTCGCCAAGCTGGCCGTCTCCCGGCCCGGCGCCGCAGGGGCGCTGTTCCTGAGCGGTTTCGTGCCGCCGTCCGAGTTCGGTGCCTGGCCGGGCGTTCCCTCCCAGGTGCACGGGATGGACGCGGATCCCGAGTTCGCCGACTCCGGTGACCTGGCCGCCGCCGAGGAGTTCGCGGTGGCCGAGGGCAATACCGAGGTCTACGTGTATCCCGGCTCCGCGCACCTTTTCGCCGACAGCAGCCTGAACGAGTACGACCCCGGTGCGGCCGAGCTGCTCACCGACCGGGTGCTGGAGTTCCTGGCCAAGATCTGA
- a CDS encoding stage II sporulation protein M translates to MDLDAFAAVNSADWDTLDRLTRRRRLSGAEVDEMVQLYQRAATHLSVVRSSSHDPALVARLSGTVARARTRIAGGNEPITREFTRMFLVSFPAAVYRSRWWAFGAALGSTLVAVALGWWVAANPRVQASAGTEQQIQQLVQNDFENYYSEHAASGFAVQVWTNNAWVAALCFVLGITGVGVVYVLANNALNIGLVAGLMAANGRLDLFFGLITPHGLLELTCVFVAAGAGLQVFWAWVDPGPRSRARAVGEEGRAMVTIAIGLIVVLLVSGVVEAFVTPSPLPTWARIALGATVWLIFLGYVRYFGRPAVLTGETGDLAVELAGDVRPVAG, encoded by the coding sequence GTGGATCTGGACGCGTTCGCCGCCGTGAACTCGGCCGACTGGGACACCCTCGACCGGCTCACCCGGCGCCGGCGGCTCAGCGGGGCCGAGGTCGACGAGATGGTGCAGCTCTACCAGCGGGCCGCGACACACCTGTCCGTGGTGCGCTCCTCGTCGCACGACCCGGCCCTGGTCGCCCGCCTCTCCGGCACCGTGGCCCGGGCCCGCACCCGCATCGCCGGGGGCAACGAGCCGATCACCCGCGAGTTCACCCGGATGTTCCTGGTGTCCTTCCCGGCCGCGGTCTACCGCTCCCGCTGGTGGGCGTTCGGCGCCGCGCTGGGCTCCACGCTGGTGGCGGTCGCGCTCGGCTGGTGGGTAGCCGCCAACCCGCGGGTGCAGGCCTCGGCCGGCACCGAGCAGCAGATCCAGCAGCTGGTGCAGAACGACTTCGAGAACTACTACTCCGAGCACGCCGCCTCCGGCTTCGCCGTGCAGGTCTGGACCAACAACGCCTGGGTGGCCGCGCTCTGCTTCGTGCTCGGCATCACCGGCGTCGGCGTGGTGTACGTGCTCGCGAACAACGCCCTCAACATCGGCCTGGTCGCCGGGCTGATGGCCGCGAACGGCCGCCTCGACCTCTTCTTCGGCCTCATCACCCCGCACGGTCTGCTCGAGCTCACCTGTGTCTTCGTGGCCGCCGGGGCCGGGCTCCAGGTCTTCTGGGCCTGGGTCGACCCGGGGCCGCGCTCGCGGGCTCGTGCGGTCGGTGAGGAGGGCCGGGCGATGGTGACGATCGCGATCGGCCTGATCGTGGTGCTCCTGGTCTCCGGCGTGGTCGAGGCCTTCGTGACCCCCTCGCCCCTGCCCACCTGGGCCCGCATCGCGCTCGGGGCCACGGTCTGGCTGATCTTCCTGGGCTACGTCCGGTACTTCGGCCGGCCCGCCGTGCTCACGGGCGAAACCGGTGACCTGGCAGTAGAACTGGCGGGGGACGTGCGGCCTGTGGCAGGCTGA
- a CDS encoding RDD family protein has product MITDPLAPMPSGQNRSVGLTGLVGVDELDFSDELVTGEAVVLELRPASFITRALAVFADLLVTVSLLALLLIWLAFGTTGSIDEAAGSALMLVSVLAIAVGLPILVETLTRGRSLGKWLAGLRVVRDDGGPIRARHALIRGLLAVLEIYWSAGSVALLTSLMNKRGKRLGDLVAGTYVIRERQPRQVPPPIMMPPHLALWVRNADLGRLPDPLARASRQFLARAAKMAPESRQRLGWSLAGQLGDLVAPPPPPGTHPEDFIAAVLAERRDRDYARLWREKQQCTARLDSRATASPLSATGAGLPDHN; this is encoded by the coding sequence GTGATCACGGACCCGCTCGCCCCGATGCCGTCCGGCCAGAACCGGTCGGTGGGTCTCACCGGCCTGGTCGGGGTCGACGAGCTGGACTTCTCCGACGAGCTGGTCACCGGTGAGGCGGTGGTGCTCGAGCTGCGCCCGGCCTCGTTCATCACCCGGGCCCTGGCGGTCTTCGCCGACCTGCTGGTCACGGTCAGTCTGCTGGCGCTCCTGCTGATCTGGCTGGCGTTCGGCACCACCGGCTCGATCGACGAGGCGGCGGGCAGCGCGCTCATGCTGGTGTCCGTGCTGGCGATCGCGGTCGGCCTGCCGATCCTGGTCGAGACCCTCACCCGGGGCCGGTCACTGGGCAAGTGGCTGGCCGGGCTGCGAGTGGTCCGTGACGACGGCGGGCCGATCCGCGCCCGGCACGCGCTGATCCGCGGGCTGCTGGCGGTGCTCGAGATCTACTGGTCGGCCGGATCCGTGGCGCTGCTGACCTCGCTGATGAACAAGCGCGGCAAGAGGCTGGGCGACCTGGTGGCCGGCACCTACGTGATCCGCGAGCGCCAGCCCCGTCAGGTGCCCCCGCCGATCATGATGCCGCCGCACCTGGCCCTCTGGGTGCGCAACGCCGACCTGGGCCGGCTGCCCGATCCGCTGGCCCGCGCGTCCCGCCAGTTCCTGGCCCGGGCGGCGAAGATGGCTCCGGAGTCACGGCAGCGCCTGGGCTGGTCACTGGCCGGCCAGCTCGGCGACCTGGTCGCTCCTCCGCCCCCGCCGGGCACGCATCCCGAAGACTTCATCGCAGCCGTGCTGGCCGAGCGGCGCGATCGTGACTACGCCCGCCTGTGGCGCGAGAAACAGCAGTGCACGGCCCGTCTCGACTCCCGGGCGACGGCGAGTCCGCTGAGCGCGACGGGCGCCGGACTGCCCGACCACAACTGA
- the ahcY gene encoding adenosylhomocysteinase: MTFDYKVADLSLAETGRHELRLAEHEMPGLMSLRAEFGESKPLAGARITGSLHMTVQTAVLIETLVALGAEVRWASCNIFSTQDTAAAAVVVGPNGTVDNPQGVPVFAWKGETLEEYWWCTEQIVNWPGGTGPNMILDDGGDVTLLIHKGVEFEKAGAVPATGEGDSEEYGVILDVLRRSLAESSDRFTKLAAEIKGVTEETTTGVHRLYEMFRNGTLLFPAINVNDSVTKSKFDNKYGIRHSLVDGINRGTDILIGGKVAVVCGYGDVGKGAAESLRGQGARVVVTEVDPICALQAVMDGYQVTTVEEVLSVGDFFITTTGNFDVITATHMQGMKDKAVVGNIGHFDNEIDMAGLAKVPGITKTEIKPQVHEWTFADGTSIIVLSEGRLLNLGNATGHPSFVMSNSFSNQVIAQIELFTKREEYETQVYVLPKHLDEKVARLHLGALGVKLTELSKAQAEYIGVHVEGPYKPEHYRY, translated from the coding sequence ATGACGTTCGATTACAAGGTCGCCGACCTTTCCCTGGCCGAGACCGGCCGCCACGAGCTGCGTCTTGCCGAGCACGAGATGCCCGGCCTGATGTCGCTGCGCGCCGAGTTCGGCGAGAGCAAGCCGCTGGCCGGCGCCCGCATCACCGGTTCGCTGCACATGACGGTTCAGACCGCCGTGCTGATCGAGACCCTGGTCGCGCTCGGCGCCGAGGTCCGCTGGGCCTCCTGCAACATCTTCTCCACGCAGGACACGGCGGCCGCGGCCGTCGTCGTCGGCCCCAACGGCACGGTCGACAACCCGCAGGGTGTGCCGGTGTTCGCCTGGAAGGGCGAGACGCTGGAGGAGTACTGGTGGTGCACCGAGCAGATCGTGAACTGGCCCGGGGGCACGGGCCCGAACATGATCCTCGACGACGGTGGCGACGTGACGCTGCTGATCCACAAGGGCGTCGAGTTCGAGAAGGCCGGCGCCGTGCCGGCCACCGGTGAGGGTGACTCGGAGGAGTACGGCGTCATTCTCGACGTGCTGCGCCGTTCGCTGGCCGAGTCCAGCGACCGGTTCACCAAGCTGGCGGCCGAGATCAAGGGCGTCACCGAGGAGACCACCACGGGCGTCCACCGCCTGTACGAGATGTTCCGCAACGGCACCCTGCTGTTCCCGGCCATCAACGTGAACGACTCGGTCACCAAGTCGAAGTTCGACAACAAGTACGGCATCCGCCACTCGCTGGTCGACGGGATCAACCGCGGCACCGACATCCTCATCGGTGGCAAGGTCGCCGTGGTCTGCGGTTACGGCGACGTCGGCAAGGGCGCGGCCGAGTCGCTGCGGGGCCAGGGCGCGCGCGTCGTCGTCACCGAGGTCGACCCGATCTGCGCGCTGCAGGCCGTGATGGACGGCTACCAGGTCACCACCGTCGAAGAGGTGCTGTCGGTCGGTGACTTCTTCATCACCACCACGGGCAACTTCGACGTCATCACGGCCACCCACATGCAGGGCATGAAGGACAAGGCCGTGGTCGGCAACATCGGCCACTTCGACAACGAGATCGACATGGCCGGCCTGGCCAAGGTCCCGGGTATCACCAAGACCGAGATCAAGCCGCAGGTGCACGAGTGGACCTTCGCCGACGGCACCTCGATCATCGTCCTGTCCGAGGGGCGTCTGCTGAACCTGGGCAACGCCACCGGTCACCCGAGCTTCGTGATGTCGAACTCGTTCTCGAACCAGGTCATCGCGCAGATCGAGCTCTTCACCAAGCGCGAGGAGTACGAGACCCAGGTCTACGTGCTGCCGAAGCACCTCGACGAGAAGGTTGCCCGTCTGCACCTCGGTGCGCTCGGGGTGAAGCTCACGGAGCTGTCGAAGGCGCAGGCCGAGTACATCGGCGTGCACGTCGAGGGCCCGTACAAGCCGGAGCACTACCGGTACTGA
- a CDS encoding ArsR/SmtB family transcription factor → MPAASRPGGRRPPEHTHPRDVTIETALTALADPVRLSIVRCVARAGDWELPCGSLDVGVGKATLSHHFTVLREAGLVEQRDEGARRTIRLRRAEFDERFPGLLDLVLPVPEAAGALVPGSAAS, encoded by the coding sequence ATGCCCGCAGCATCCCGGCCGGGCGGCCGGCGTCCCCCCGAGCACACCCATCCGCGTGACGTGACCATCGAGACCGCGCTGACCGCTCTGGCCGACCCGGTGCGGCTGTCCATCGTGCGGTGCGTGGCGCGGGCCGGTGACTGGGAACTGCCCTGCGGTTCGCTCGATGTCGGCGTGGGCAAGGCGACCCTGAGCCACCACTTCACCGTGCTGCGTGAGGCCGGCCTGGTCGAGCAGCGTGACGAGGGAGCCCGCCGCACGATCCGCCTGCGCCGCGCCGAGTTCGACGAACGGTTCCCCGGGCTGCTCGACCTGGTGCTGCCGGTGCCTGAAGCCGCTGGTGCGCTGGTTCCTGGATCCGCTGCTTCGTGA
- a CDS encoding cation diffusion facilitator family transporter, producing the protein MSTEGGSKAIIAALSANLGIAVTKFVAFGLTQSSSMLAEGIHSLADSGNQVLLLVGGKRAERRANEEHPFGYGRSRFLYAFIVSVILFSVGGLFALYEAWHKWQHPEPIENWQWVPVAVLLIAIVMEGLSLRTAVGEASPSREGRSWWRFIRETKSPELPVVLLEDTAALTGLVFALFGVGMTLATDDGRWDAIGTAMIGLLLIVVAGILAMETSSLLVGEGADPKDLEKIKTALVGEGVNGVIHIRTLYVGPDELMVAAKIAVVPTESAVEVAEAINEAEARVRAAVPEAKLIFLEPDIAHGSGGPAGVPGA; encoded by the coding sequence ATGTCCACCGAGGGTGGTTCCAAGGCGATCATCGCCGCGCTCAGTGCCAACCTGGGCATTGCCGTCACCAAGTTCGTGGCCTTCGGGCTGACCCAGTCCAGCTCGATGCTGGCCGAGGGCATCCACTCACTGGCCGACTCGGGCAACCAGGTGCTGCTGCTGGTCGGGGGCAAGCGGGCCGAGCGCCGGGCGAACGAGGAGCACCCGTTCGGCTACGGCCGCTCGCGGTTCCTCTACGCGTTCATCGTGTCGGTGATCCTGTTCAGCGTCGGTGGTCTGTTCGCGCTGTACGAGGCCTGGCACAAGTGGCAGCACCCGGAGCCGATCGAGAACTGGCAGTGGGTCCCGGTCGCCGTGCTGCTGATCGCCATCGTGATGGAGGGCCTCAGCCTCCGCACCGCGGTGGGTGAGGCGTCGCCGTCCCGTGAGGGCCGCAGCTGGTGGCGTTTCATCCGGGAGACCAAGTCCCCGGAACTGCCCGTGGTGCTGCTGGAGGACACGGCGGCCCTGACCGGTCTGGTGTTCGCGCTCTTCGGTGTCGGTATGACGCTGGCCACCGACGACGGGCGCTGGGACGCGATCGGTACCGCGATGATCGGCCTGCTGCTCATCGTGGTCGCCGGCATCCTCGCGATGGAGACGTCGTCGCTGCTCGTCGGTGAGGGCGCGGACCCGAAGGACCTCGAGAAGATCAAGACCGCACTGGTCGGCGAGGGCGTGAACGGCGTCATCCACATCCGCACGCTCTACGTCGGGCCGGACGAGCTGATGGTCGCGGCCAAGATCGCGGTGGTGCCGACCGAGTCCGCGGTCGAGGTGGCCGAGGCCATCAACGAGGCCGAGGCCCGGGTGCGGGCGGCGGTGCCCGAGGCGAAGCTGATCTTCCTCGAGCCGGACATCGCGCACGGTTCCGGTGGGCCCGCCGGAGTTCCCGGGGCCTGA